A single genomic interval of Sinorhizobium meliloti harbors:
- a CDS encoding FadR/GntR family transcriptional regulator, giving the protein MHIVADIEARILSGELQVGERLPSEAEIGRMFGVSTRSVREALQVLETKGLVRRKHGERAEVVRDDVREFMDSLVASVGALFARDADYLVQAMDVRRMIEVDVIGRLAAGESALASSVMAALDVMRQSVTNNDFARFTEADAAFHRALVQSLGNEILSSLHGNLHTLIAGVIKVSSRVPRKTLKEGFSEHEQILSLVASGNIEGARVAMREHIINSTAYLEQAIRKSKGVE; this is encoded by the coding sequence ATGCATATCGTAGCAGACATCGAAGCGCGAATTCTGTCTGGGGAACTGCAGGTTGGTGAACGCCTGCCGTCTGAGGCGGAGATCGGCCGCATGTTTGGGGTCAGTACACGCTCCGTCCGCGAGGCTCTTCAAGTCCTTGAGACAAAGGGCCTCGTGCGGCGCAAGCACGGCGAACGCGCCGAGGTTGTACGGGACGATGTCAGGGAGTTCATGGATTCGCTTGTCGCTTCCGTGGGCGCTCTTTTTGCTAGGGACGCCGACTATCTCGTACAGGCCATGGACGTCCGCCGAATGATCGAAGTCGACGTAATCGGGCGGCTTGCGGCGGGTGAAAGTGCGCTGGCGTCATCTGTGATGGCAGCGCTCGACGTTATGCGTCAGTCCGTCACGAACAACGATTTCGCGCGCTTCACAGAAGCCGATGCGGCCTTCCATCGGGCGCTCGTCCAATCGTTGGGCAACGAGATTCTGTCTTCTCTGCACGGCAACCTGCACACCCTGATTGCCGGTGTCATCAAGGTGTCGAGTCGGGTGCCCCGCAAAACGTTGAAGGAGGGTTTTAGCGAGCATGAGCAGATCCTGTCGTTGGTTGCCTCCGGCAATATCGAAGGCGCGCGCGTAGCCATGCGCGAGCATATCATCAACAGTACCGCCTATCTGGAACAGGCGATCAGGAAGTCCAAGGGAGTAGAATGA
- a CDS encoding RraA family protein: MSMTAYDYGMVNWKAIERLSRWYSGDIQDVMDKYGAYGFLKGISLYGVLKPGQVVCGPAHTVRYAPSTRTGQPQDIYHGVIDSVTKGGILMVDSSCAEGSGTGELMSTGARTRGAAATVVHGTVRDLAEVRKLDYPLYAGGVSPVGVSGRMEPAEAQVELDINGVRVRPGDIIFADISGVVVIPHELVEKIADDADKNGDAEVVCRQRILAGERLRDIWPVGSTGPA, translated from the coding sequence ATGAGTATGACAGCTTACGATTATGGGATGGTGAACTGGAAGGCGATCGAGCGGCTGTCTCGCTGGTATTCCGGTGACATCCAGGACGTGATGGACAAATACGGCGCTTACGGCTTCCTAAAGGGCATCTCCCTCTATGGCGTGCTGAAACCCGGACAGGTCGTTTGCGGCCCAGCCCATACGGTGCGTTACGCTCCAAGCACACGCACCGGCCAGCCGCAAGATATCTATCATGGTGTGATCGACAGTGTCACAAAGGGCGGCATACTGATGGTTGATTCCTCCTGTGCGGAAGGATCCGGCACCGGCGAACTGATGTCGACCGGTGCCCGGACCCGCGGTGCTGCCGCGACGGTCGTGCATGGCACCGTGCGAGACCTCGCCGAGGTACGCAAGCTTGACTACCCGCTTTATGCCGGCGGCGTCAGCCCGGTCGGTGTGTCGGGTCGCATGGAACCGGCCGAAGCGCAGGTCGAGCTCGATATAAACGGTGTGAGGGTACGTCCGGGTGACATAATCTTTGCTGATATCTCCGGCGTTGTGGTCATTCCTCACGAGCTGGTCGAGAAGATTGCCGATGACGCAGACAAAAACGGCGACGCCGAAGTCGTCTGCCGCCAGCGGATCCTTGCCGGCGAAAGGCTGCGCGACATTTGGCCCGTGGGTTCTACCGGGCCGGCCTGA
- a CDS encoding FGGY-family carbohydrate kinase, producing the protein MTSFIGIDVGTGSARAGIFDEHGVLLAAHSRAIATEKPKADFVNQSSRDIWDAICACVKRSMAEAGLAASDIVGIGFDATCSLVVVDDKGGPVTVSPGGDDDWNIIVWMDHRAIGDADAINALKSPVLDYVGGVISPEMEMPKLRWLKREMPESFTRARAFFDLPDWLVHKATGSDIRSLCSTVCKWTYLGQNGTNGEGWDKVFFDSAGISELAADNFRAIGNRFAAPGDHVGSLTKAAAAQLGLSPGTAVAASLIDAYSGALGTLGVDLGEGALDARLALIAGTSSCHVTVSEKPAFVPGVWGPYFSVLLPGLWANEAGQSAAGALIDRVIEGHAAIHQAREIAKTEGISVFTLFDRRLEAMAPDGETAMLTKSRHVQPDFHGNRSPIADPLRKGGMTGLSLDRGLDDLALDYLATLQALAYGTRHILEEMRANSIIVDTLVVSGGLAQNKLFLREHADATGCAIVVPDQREPVLVGSAMLGAVASGHYPDLRAAMQAMSGPGTRIATRGGDIAAYHDRKYHVFRRMQEDFIAYAQLMAGTDR; encoded by the coding sequence ATGACTTCATTCATTGGCATAGACGTCGGTACGGGTAGCGCCCGCGCCGGGATTTTTGACGAGCACGGCGTGCTGCTTGCAGCCCATTCACGGGCGATCGCCACCGAGAAGCCCAAGGCGGATTTCGTCAATCAATCCTCCCGGGATATCTGGGACGCGATCTGCGCCTGCGTAAAGAGATCGATGGCGGAGGCTGGTCTGGCCGCTAGTGACATCGTCGGCATCGGCTTCGATGCCACCTGCTCGCTAGTTGTGGTCGACGACAAGGGCGGCCCTGTCACCGTCAGCCCCGGTGGCGACGACGACTGGAACATCATCGTCTGGATGGATCACCGCGCCATTGGTGACGCCGACGCGATCAACGCGCTGAAAAGCCCGGTGCTCGATTATGTCGGCGGCGTCATCTCGCCTGAGATGGAAATGCCGAAACTGCGCTGGCTGAAGCGCGAAATGCCCGAAAGCTTTACCCGCGCGCGCGCCTTCTTCGATCTGCCCGACTGGCTGGTCCACAAGGCGACGGGCAGTGACATCCGTTCTCTCTGCAGCACCGTGTGCAAATGGACCTATCTCGGCCAGAACGGCACGAATGGCGAAGGCTGGGACAAGGTTTTCTTCGACAGCGCCGGGATATCCGAACTCGCAGCGGACAATTTCCGCGCAATCGGCAACCGGTTTGCAGCCCCGGGTGACCATGTCGGTTCGCTTACAAAAGCGGCAGCAGCCCAACTGGGCCTTTCCCCCGGTACAGCTGTCGCCGCCAGCCTGATCGACGCCTATTCCGGTGCGCTCGGCACGTTGGGGGTGGATCTCGGCGAGGGGGCGCTCGACGCGCGACTTGCGCTGATCGCCGGTACGTCCTCCTGCCACGTCACCGTCAGCGAAAAACCGGCCTTCGTGCCAGGCGTCTGGGGCCCCTATTTTTCCGTACTGCTGCCAGGTCTCTGGGCCAACGAGGCCGGCCAGTCGGCCGCCGGCGCGCTGATCGACCGGGTGATCGAAGGCCATGCCGCCATTCATCAGGCGCGCGAGATTGCGAAGACAGAGGGGATCTCCGTATTCACGCTGTTCGATCGTCGCCTCGAAGCGATGGCCCCTGATGGCGAGACCGCAATGCTTACAAAGTCTCGCCATGTGCAACCTGATTTCCATGGCAATCGTTCTCCGATTGCTGACCCGCTGCGCAAGGGCGGCATGACCGGTCTTTCCCTCGACCGCGGGCTTGACGACCTTGCTCTCGATTATCTCGCTACACTGCAGGCGCTGGCCTACGGCACCCGCCACATCCTCGAAGAGATGCGCGCCAATAGCATCATCGTCGATACGCTGGTGGTCAGCGGCGGCCTTGCGCAGAACAAGCTTTTCCTGCGCGAACATGCGGATGCCACGGGCTGCGCCATAGTTGTGCCGGACCAGCGCGAACCGGTTCTGGTCGGCAGCGCCATGCTCGGCGCCGTAGCCAGCGGCCACTATCCCGATCTGCGGGCCGCCATGCAGGCCATGAGCGGTCCCGGCACCCGTATCGCCACGCGCGGCGGTGATATCGCCGCCTATCACGACCGCAAATACCACGTCTTCCGCCGCATGCAGGAAGACTTCATTGCCTATGCCCAGTTGATGGCCGGCACTGATCGTTGA
- a CDS encoding fucose isomerase yields MTREIALFASGDLRLSANQQCWATQEAMEKKLAEVLGSLGYTVKRAHAYKPEEGHGFLSSQREGMDAFAKIGPTVPVIVAESVWQYSHHVLAGLTSHKGPILTVANWSGQWPGLVGLLNLNGSLTKAGVTYSSLWSETFDDGFFRTGLAQWLSEGAIDHDTSHVRPFKVGSLPQDLKELAQEIAHDFRTNKVILGIFDEGCMGMYNAIVPDELLMPLGIFKERLSQSSLYYATTQVPVEEGRAVYRALLAKGMKFHLGSDPKQELTEDQVIDQCRMYIAAVRIAEEFGCEAIGIQYQQGLKDLLPASDLVEGILNDDGRPDVRSRDGKIIRQGEAIVHFNEVDECAGLDGLMTNRLHRALGQPVENTLHDLRWGAVDPTGSVDGFVWVFEISGAAPPSHHEGGWAGSDSMRQPPMFFPAGGGTLRGIAKPGEIVWSRIFVEDNRLKMDIGRGQAVSLPKEETERRWKSTNEQWPMMHAVLTGVTRDQMMARHKANHIQVAYANSAAEADRAALAKAALAAELGMEVSFCGVELG; encoded by the coding sequence ATGACACGAGAAATTGCACTCTTCGCCAGTGGCGACCTTCGCCTCTCCGCCAATCAGCAGTGCTGGGCGACCCAGGAGGCGATGGAGAAGAAACTCGCCGAGGTGCTCGGCAGCCTCGGTTATACGGTCAAGCGTGCCCATGCCTACAAGCCGGAAGAAGGCCATGGCTTTCTCTCCTCGCAGCGCGAGGGCATGGATGCGTTTGCAAAAATCGGCCCGACCGTGCCGGTGATTGTCGCGGAATCCGTCTGGCAATATTCGCACCATGTCCTGGCCGGTCTGACGAGCCACAAGGGGCCGATCCTCACCGTCGCCAACTGGTCTGGCCAGTGGCCCGGCCTTGTCGGCCTGCTCAACCTCAATGGTTCGCTGACCAAGGCAGGCGTGACCTATTCCTCGCTGTGGAGCGAAACCTTCGACGACGGTTTTTTCCGCACCGGCCTAGCCCAATGGCTGTCGGAAGGTGCGATCGACCACGACACCAGCCATGTCAGACCGTTCAAGGTCGGCAGCCTACCACAGGACCTGAAGGAACTCGCCCAAGAGATCGCTCACGACTTCCGCACCAACAAGGTCATCCTCGGCATCTTCGACGAGGGGTGCATGGGCATGTACAATGCGATTGTGCCGGATGAGCTCTTGATGCCACTCGGCATCTTCAAGGAGCGCCTGTCGCAGTCTAGCCTTTATTACGCCACCACCCAGGTTCCGGTTGAGGAAGGCCGCGCCGTGTATCGAGCCCTGCTCGCCAAGGGCATGAAGTTCCATCTCGGCAGTGATCCGAAACAGGAACTGACAGAAGACCAGGTCATCGATCAGTGCCGCATGTATATCGCCGCGGTGCGGATCGCGGAGGAATTCGGCTGCGAGGCGATCGGCATCCAGTATCAACAGGGCTTAAAGGACCTTCTACCGGCCTCCGACCTCGTCGAAGGCATCCTGAACGATGACGGCCGTCCTGATGTCAGAAGCCGGGATGGCAAGATCATCCGGCAGGGCGAGGCGATCGTGCATTTCAACGAAGTGGACGAATGTGCCGGCCTAGACGGGCTGATGACCAACCGGCTGCACCGCGCGCTCGGCCAGCCGGTGGAAAACACCCTGCACGATCTGCGCTGGGGCGCGGTCGATCCGACCGGCTCCGTCGACGGTTTCGTCTGGGTGTTCGAAATCTCCGGCGCCGCACCTCCTTCGCATCACGAGGGCGGTTGGGCCGGATCGGACAGCATGCGCCAGCCTCCGATGTTTTTCCCTGCAGGCGGCGGTACGCTGCGTGGCATCGCTAAACCCGGCGAGATCGTCTGGTCACGTATCTTCGTCGAAGACAACCGACTGAAGATGGATATCGGCCGCGGCCAGGCTGTATCTCTTCCGAAGGAGGAGACCGAACGCCGCTGGAAATCCACCAACGAGCAGTGGCCGATGATGCATGCGGTGCTGACCGGTGTTACCCGCGACCAGATGATGGCCCGCCACAAGGCCAATCACATTCAGGTCGCTTATGCAAATTCCGCAGCCGAAGCTGATCGTGCGGCACTCGCAAAAGCGGCACTCGCTGCGGAGCTCGGAATGGAAGTCTCCTTCTGCGGTGTTGAGCTCGGCTAA